A single genomic interval of Perca fluviatilis chromosome 19, GENO_Pfluv_1.0, whole genome shotgun sequence harbors:
- the malb gene encoding mal, T cell differentiation protein b: MAATTAEPMGSLPNGLGICTTAPDIFYLPELVFGGLVWILVASTHVDPANPLGWVMFVSVFCFVMTFLWLIIFAAGAHQNSSGWAAADLAYHGLAVLFYLSAGVDLAYITIRNKSGELRIYQIDIAAVVFAFLATLLYFIHTILSSIRWKNF; encoded by the exons ATGGCTGCAACTACTGCTGAGCCTATGGGCAGCCTGCCCAACGGACTGGGGATATGCACCACAGCCCCAGATATATTTTACCTGCCTGAACTG GTGTTTGGTGGTTTGGTGTGGATTCTGGTGGCGTCGACCCACGTGGACCCTGCGAACCCTCTGGGCTGGGTGATGTTTGTCTCCGTCTTCTGCTTTGTCATGACATTCCTCTGGTTGATCATCTTCGCTGCTGGAGCTCATCAGAACAGCTCTGGCTGGGCTGCTGCT GATTTAGCTTACCACGGCCTGGCAGTTTTGTTCTACCTCAGTGCAGGGGTGGATTTGGCTTACATCACCATAAGGAACAAATCAGGCGAATTAAGAATCTACCAGATTGACATCGCTGCTGTG gtgtTCGCCTTCTTGGCCACACTCCTCTACTTCATCCACACAATCCTCTCCTCTATCCGATGGAAGAACTTCTGA